From bacterium:
GCCATTAACTTAACTCTTGCTATAACTGCTTTCTCAATCCTTTTTGGTGGAGAGACAGTCTCATATAAAACCCCATCAATTCTAAACCTAACTCTAAATTTCTTTTCAAGTGGCTCAAAATGAATATCACTTGCTCTTCTTCTCAATGCTTCAACAAAAACAAGATTTACTATTTTAACTACTGGCGCCTGTAATGCAAGGGACTCTTCATCATCCCCTAATTCTTCTGCTGGTAAATCCAGGTCTATTGTTGCACTACTTGCTTCCTGAATCATTTTTGTTAAGTCCTCCATTTCTCCTTCACCATAATACTTTTCAAGAAGTTGGTCCATCTCTTCTTTAAAAGTTACCATAATTTCTACATCTTTTATACCCTCAATATTTATCAGCCCTTTAAAGTAATCACCAGCAAGAATATTTATAGGGTCATCTGTAACAAGAACAACAACTCCATTTTCTCTTTTTTCCCATGGAACCACTCTATGACTCTTGGCAATTTTCCCGGGTAATAGAGAAAGAACTTCATGGGGTATTTCTCTTGCGGATAATTCTCTTTGAACTATTCCTAATTGAAAATAAAAAGAAGGAGCAACCTCTCCAAACGGTAACATTCCCCTATTTTGAAAAATTTCCTTTAATGGCTGACCTGTTTTACTTTGTTCTTCCAGTGCAAGCTCTATTTCTTTTCTACCCCAAAGACCTACATTTTGAATAATATTTATTACTTCTTTTTTTGTTGGCATTGTATAACTATAATATCACTTTAAAAATATTTTGTCAACAACAATTTTTTCTTTCTTTTTTTGCTATCTTGATTTGAAAATAATATTTATCCTTATCAAATCCTCACCTAAAAATTTATTTATATTTCCATCCTTCATCAAGCATAATAAGAAAATTTTGAACAGGAATATAGTTTGCTATTGAATTTCCAGAACCCAAAGCATACCTTTCAGGCATACATTGGTCAAGAACTCTTCTTACATATTTTCTTAAATTTTCTTCATTATAAGTAC
This genomic window contains:
- a CDS encoding ATPase, T2SS/T4P/T4SS family; amino-acid sequence: MPTKKEVINIIQNVGLWGRKEIELALEEQSKTGQPLKEIFQNRGMLPFGEVAPSFYFQLGIVQRELSAREIPHEVLSLLPGKIAKSHRVVPWEKRENGVVVLVTDDPINILAGDYFKGLINIEGIKDVEIMVTFKEEMDQLLEKYYGEGEMEDLTKMIQEASSATIDLDLPAEELGDDEESLALQAPVVKIVNLVFVEALRRRASDIHFEPLEKKFRVRFRIDGVLYETVSPPKRIEKAVIARVKLMAKMDLAEKRLPQDGRIMLDISGRPIDFRVSSLPGIYGESVVLRILDKTSMLKGLEELGFLEYDLKRWENLLKYSGGIVLVTGPT